One genomic window of Mercenaria mercenaria strain notata chromosome 2, MADL_Memer_1, whole genome shotgun sequence includes the following:
- the LOC123563491 gene encoding myosin heavy chain, striated muscle-like isoform X12, which produces MATDWSQDPEFQYLAVDHKKVMKEAKPFDGKKACWVPDEKEGFSRAEIQSTKGEEVTVKLEKNNDIKTFKKDDVQQVNPPKFEMTEDMANMTYLNEASVLHNLRSRYYSGFIYTYSGLFCVAVNPYRRLPIYLDSIIAKYRGKRKLEMPPHLFSIADNAYQYMLQDRENQSMLITGESGAGKTENTKKVIMYFAKVAAQLQKPVEDEKEKEIKKGTLEDQIIQANPCLEAYGNAKTTRNNNSSRFGKFIRIHFGPTGKIAGADIETYLLEKSRVTFQQSAERNYHIFYQMLSPAFPKYHELCLVSADPGLYSFINQGVLTVDGIDDNEEMHITDEAFDILGFTNEEKTSMFKCTAAIIHFGEMKFKQRPREEQAEPDGTAEAEKVAFLLGVNAGDLLKGLLKPKIKVGSEFVTQGRNKDQVLYSVSALAKSLYDRMFAWLVKRVNKTLDTKAKRNYFIGVLDIAGFEIFDFNSFEQLCINYTNERLQQFFNHHMFILEQEEYKKEGIQWEFIDFGMDLQACIDLIEKPMGILSILEEECMFPKASDKTFMEKLYTNHLGKSSLFNKPVKSRKGGADAHFELGHYAGAVPYNINGWLDKNKDPLNETVVALLEQSKEALVSTLFAHPAEGQGSTTKKKKSSSFQTISATHKESLNKLMKNLYTTHPHFVRCIIPNETKTPGVIDAPLVLNQLKCNGVLEGIRICRKGFPNRIIYSEFKQRYSILAPNAIPQGFVDGKQVTDKILTALQMDPNEYRLGSTKVFFKAGVLGMLEDMRDERLSKIISLFQAHIRGYLMRRQYKKLQDQRIGLSVIQRNIRKWMVLRNWQWWKLYTKVKPLLNVARAEDEMRKKEEELEKTKAELAKVEKIKKELEEQNVTLLQQKNDMYLQLQAEQDTLIDAEEKIERLIQQKADFEQQLKDLEERLLDEEDAAAELESVKRKMEQEAVELKKDIEDLETALAKAETEKNTKDNQIKTLQDEMAQQDEQIAKLSKEKRNMDEQQKRTEEALRVEEDKVNNLTRIKGKLEVTLDELEDNLEREKKVRADVEKAKRKVEQDLKSTQETVEDLERVKRDLEENVRRKDMEVKNLNSKLEDEQSLVAQLQRKIKELQARIEELEEELEAERAARAKVEKQRAELNRELEELSERLDEAGGATTAQVELNKKREQELLKLRRDLEEQSLQHESQISALRKKAQDASNEMADQIDQLQKIKQKVEKEKQQYKGEIDDLQAQIEHISKNRGMSEKMSKQVQAQIDELNSRLEESARTIQDLQSQKARAQNENSDLTRQLEDAESRVNQLNKERQNLMQQLEDAKRSLEEETRARQKMQSEIRSLTSDLDSVREQLEEEMESKGDMQRQLSRANAEAQQWRVKYESEGMARAEELEDAKRKLQAKLQEAEQAAEAANSKVSQLEKTKSRLAGELEDLMIDVDRANANANNLEKKQRGFDKTIAEWEARVRDLQSELENAQKEARSYSAELYRTKAQAEEANDTIDSLKRENKNLADEIHELTDQLTEGGRSVHEVEKARRRLEMEKDELQAALEEAESALEQEEAKVSRAQLEIAAIRQEIDRRIAEKEEEFENTRRNHQRSMDSMNASLEAEAKGKAEALRIRKKLEQDINELEVALDGANRGRVDMEKNCKRLQEQGRELQSTIEEEQRNTQEAREAYNMAERRVAVIQGECEEIRSALESAERGRKAAENELIDTNDRVNELAAQVQSLGGQKRKLEGDIAAMQGDLEEMNNEVRGADERAKKAVADAARLADELRAEQEHGSQVEKMRKALEQQIKELTVRLDEAEAQALKGGKKMIAKLEIRVRELETEYDNEQRRHAETQKNMRKADRRLKELAFQADEDRKNQERLQELIDKLQNKIKTYKRQVEEAEEVAAINLAKYRKVQNELEDAEERADSAENSLQKLRVKNRSSVSASRTSASPAGVGSLSPYYKSTTTRSSHLGLNTSYRSVASSNGGDDEDY; this is translated from the exons ATGGCTACCGACTGGAGTCAAGATCCCGAATTTCAATACCTTGCTGTAGATCACAAGAAGGTGATGAAAGAGGCCAAGCCGTTCGACGGCAAGAAAGCATGTTGGGTACCAGACGAGAAAGAAGGCTTCAGCCGAGCCGAAATTCAATCAACTAAAGGTGAAGAGGTCACCGTAAAGCTGGAGAAGAATAATGAC ATCAAGACATTCAAGAAGGACGATGTACAGCAGGTCAACCCTCCCAAGTTCGAGATGACAGAGGACATGGCCAACATGACCTACCTGAACGAAGCCTCTGTGTTGCACAATCTCAGATCCAGATACTACTCTGGATTCATCTAT acgTACTCTGGCCTGTTCTGCGTGGCTGTGAACCCCTATCGCCGTCTGCCCATTTACCTTGACTCGATCATCGCCAAGTACCGTGGCAAGAGGAAGTTGGAAATGCCACCTCACTTGTTCTCAATCGCTGACAATGCCTACCAGTACATGTTGCAAG ATCGTGAAAACCAGTCCATGTTGATCAC AGGAGAATCCGGTGCCGGTAAGACTGAAAACACGAAGAAGGTTATTATGTACTTTGCCAAAGTAGCCGCCCAGCTCCAGAAGCCTGTAGAGGACGAAAAAGAGAAAGAAATCAAGAAG GGTACTCTTGAAGATCAGATTATTCAGGCTAACCCTTGTCTGGAAGCCTATGGTAATGCTAAAACTACCAGAAATAACAACTCCTCCCGATTC GGTAAATTCATCCGTATCCATTTTGGACCCACTGGAAAAATTGCTGGAGCTGATATTGAAACAT ATCTGTTGGAGAAATCCCGTGTGACGTTCCAGCAGTCTGCCGAGAGAAACTACCATATATTCTACCAGATGCTCTCGCCAGCCTTCCCGAAATATCACG AGCTTTGCTTGGTGTCAGCGGATCCAGGACTGTATTCCTTCATCAACCAGGGTGTGCTAACCGTTGACGGTATCGACGATAACGAAGAAATGCACATCACTGAC GAAGCCTTTGACATCCTTGGTTTCACTAACGAGGAGAAGACCagcatgttcaaatgtactgccGCTATCATCCATTTCGGTGAGATGAAGTTCAAGCAGAGACCTAGAGAAGAGCAGGCCGAACCCGACGGAACGGCAG AGGCTGAGAAGGTTGCATTCTTGCTTGGTGTCAACGCCGGTGACTTGTTAAAGGGTCTTCTTAAACCCAAGATTAAGGTCGGAAGTGAGTTCGTGACTCAGGGTCGTAACAAAGACCAAGTCCTGTACTCCGTGAGTGCTTTGGCCAAATCTCTCTACGACCGTATGTTCGCATGGTTGGTCAAGAGAGTAAACAAGACCCTGGACACAAAGGCAAAGAGAAACTACTTTATTGGTGTGTTGGACATTGCCGGTTTCGAGATTTTTGAC ttcaACAGTTTTGAGCAGTTGTGTATCAACTACACCAATGAAAGATTACAGCAATTCTTCAACCACCACATGTTCATTCTGGAACAAGAAGAATACAAAAAGGAGGGAATTCAGTGGGAATTTATTGACTTTGGTATGGACTTGCAAGCCTGTATCGATCTCATTGAGAAG CCTATGGGTATCTTGTCAATTCTTGAGGAAGAATGCATGTTCCCTAAGGCTTCCGACAAGACATTTATGGAGAAGTTGTACACTAATCATCTGGGAAAATCTAGCCTCTTCAACAAGCCCGTGAAAAGCAGAAAGGGTGGTGCTGATGCTCACTTTGAGCTGGGTCACTATGCTGGTGCT GTACCATACAACATTAATGGTTGGTTGGACAAGAACAAGGACCCTCTGAACGAGACAGTAGTTGCTCTCCTTGAACAGTCCAAGGAAGCCCTTGTGTCTACCCTCTTTGCGCACCCTGCAG AGGGACAAGGCAGTACAACCAAGAAAAAGAAGTCCTCTTCCTTTCAGACCATTTCAGCAACACATAAG gaATCTCTGAACAAACTCATGAAGAACTTGTACACAACTCACCCTCACTTCGTGCGTTGTATTATCCCCAACGAGACAAAGACGCCAG GTGTGATTGACGCTCCACTTGTACTCAACCAGTTGAAGTGCAATGGTGTGCTTGAAGGTATCCGTATTTGTAGAAAAGGATTCCCTAACAGGATCATCTACTCGGAATTCAAACagag ATACTCCATTCTGGCCCCCAACGCCATTCCCCAAGGGTTTGTCGATGGAAAGCAGGTCACTGACAAGATTTTGACAGCTTTGCAGATGGACCCTAACGAGTACCGTCTCGGTTCCACCAAAGTTTTCTTCAAAGCTGGTGTGTTGGGTATGCTTGAGGACATGCGTGATGAACGTCTCTCCAAAATCATCTCCCTCTTCCAAGCCCATATTAGAGGTTACCTCATGCGCAGACAGTACAAGAAACTGCAAGACCAGAG AATTGGTCTATCCGTAATCCAGAGGAACATCCGAAAATGGATGGTTCTGAGGAACTGGCAGTGGTGGAAACTTTACACCAAGGTCAAGCCTCTTCTCAACGTTGCTCGTGCCGAGGACGAGATGAGGAAGAAGGAAGAAGAGCTCGAGAAAACCAAAGCTGAGTTGGCAAAGGTCGAAAAAATCAAGAAGGAATTAGAAGAACAGAATGTTACACTTCTGCAGCAAAAGAATGACATGTATCTGCAGTTGCAAGCTGAACAGGATACTTTGATCGATGCTGAGGAGAAAATTGAAAGACTCATTCAACAGAAAGCAGACTTTGAGCAACAACTGAAAGATCTTGAAGAGAGACTTCTTGATGAGGAAGATGCAGCTGCTGAACTCGAGTCAGTGAAGAGGAAAATGGAACAGGAAGCAGTTGAACTTAAAAAAGACATTGAAGACCTTGAAACAGCTCTTGCAAAGGCTGAAACTGAAAAGAACACGAAGGACAACCAGATCAAGACTTTGCAAGATGAAATGGCACAGCAAGATGAACAAATTGCTAAACTGTCAAAGGAAAAGCGAAACATGGACGAGCAACAAAAGAGAACAGAGGAAGCCCTCCGAGTTGAAGAAGACAAAGTTAACAATCTCACAAGAATAAAGGGAAAACTCGAGGTTACCCTGGACGAG CTTGAAGACAATCTGGAGCGTGAAAAGAAGGTTCGTGCTGATGTAGAAAAGGCCAAGAGAAAGGTAGAACAAGACCTCAAATCCACACAAGAAACTGTTGAAGATCTGGAACGCGTAAAGAGAGATCTTGAGGAGAATGTCAGGAG AAAAGACATGGAGGTCAAGAACCTGAACTCTAAACTTGAAGATGAGCAGAGCTTAGTCGCTCAGCTTCAGAGAAAGATTAAGGAACTGCAG GCCCGCATTGAGGAGTTAGAGGAAGAACTTGAAGCGGAGAGAGCTGCAAGAGCAAAG GTCGAGAAACAGAGAGCTGAGCTTAATCGTGAACTTGAAGAGCTCAGTGAACGTCTCGATGAGGCAGGCGGAGCAACCACTGCTCAAGTTGAGCTCAACAAGAAGCGGGAACAGGAACTTCTCAAGCTCAGACGTGACCTTGAGGAACAGAGTCTTCAGCACGAGTCCCAGATCAGCGCACTCCGCAAGAAGGCCCAAGATGCCAGCAATGAGATGGCAGATCAGATTGACCAGCTTCAGAAGATAAAACAAAA AGTTGAGAAAGAAAAGCAACAGTATAAGGGAGAAATTGATGATCTTCAAGCACAAATTGAACATATTTCAAAGAACAGG GGTATGTCTGAGAAAATGTCTAAACAAGTTCAAGCCCAAATTGATGAGCTAAACTCTCGCCTAGAAGAAAGTGCCCGTACTATCCAAGACCTCCAGAGCCAGAAGGCTAGGGCACAGAATGAGAACAGCGACCTTACCCGACAGCTCGAGGACGCTGAAAGCCGTGTTAACCAGCTCAACAAAGAACGACAAAACCTTATGCAACAACTCGAGGATGCCAAACGCAGTCTTGAGGAAGAAACAAGG GCTCGCCAAAAGATGCAGAGCGAGATCCGCAGTCTCACCTCCGACCTCGATTCTGTTCGTGAACAGCTTGAGGAGGAGATGGAATCCAAGGGTGATATGCAGAGGCAGTTGTCAAGGGCCAACGCTGAGGCTCAACAGTGGCGTGTTAAATACGAGAGCGAGGGCATGGCTCGTGCAGAGGAACTCGAGGATGCTAAGCGCAAGCTCCAGGCCAAACTTCAGGAAGCTGAACAAGCTGCTGAGGCTGCCAACTCTAAGGTCAGTCAGCTTGAGAAGACAAAGAGCAGGCTTGCTGGAGAGCTCGAGGACCTTATGATCGATGTAGACAGAGCCAATGCTAATGCTAACAACCTTGAAAAGAAACAGCGTGGCTTTGACAAAACTATTGCAGAATGGGAAGCACGTGTCCGTGACCTCCAGAGTGAACTTGAGAATGCACAGAAGGAGGCCCGCAGCTACTCAGCCGAACTGTACAGAACCAAGGCCCAGGCAGAAGAGGCTAATGACACAATTGACTCTCTTAAGAGAGAGAACAAGAATTTAGCTG ACGAAATTCATGAACTTACCGACCAGCTGACAGAAGGAGGCAGAAGTGTACATGAAGTCGAGAAGGCACGCCGCCGCCTTGAGATGGAAAAGGACGAATTACAAGCTGCACTGGAAGAAGCAGAGTCTGCTCTTGAACAGGAAGAAGCTAAGGTGTCACGTGCCCAACTTGAAATTGCAGCCATCCGACAGGAGATTGACAGACGCATTGCTGAGAAAGAAGAAGAATTCGAGAACACAAGACGCAACCACCAGAGATCTATGGATTCCATGAATGCTAGTCTTGAGGCTGAAGCCAAGGGCAAGGCAGAAGCTCTCAGAATTCGTAAGAAACTTGAACAAGACATTAACGAACTTGAAGTTGCTCTTGATGGCGCAAACCGAGGTAGAGTTGACATGGAAAAGAACTGCAAGAGATTACAGGAACAGGGTCGTGAACTCCAGAGCACTATTGAAGAAGAACAACGTAACACACAAGAGGCTCGTGAAGCTTACAATATGGCTGAGCGCCGTGTAGCTGTTATCCAAGGCGAATGCGAAGAGATCCGTTCTGCCCTCGAATCTGCCGAGAGAGGCCGCAAAGCAGCTGAAAATGAACTTATTGACACCAATGACCGCGTTAACGAGCTTGCTGCTCAAGTTCAATCTCTTGGAGGACAGAAGAGAAAGCTGGAGGGAGATATTGCTGCCATGCAGGGTGATCTTGAGGAGATGAACAATGAAGTAAGAGGTGCTGATGAGAGGGCGAAGAAGGCTGTTGCCGACGCCGCCCGTCTTGCTGATGAACTTCGCGCTGAGCAGGAACACGGCTCTCAGGTGGAGAAGATGCGCAAGGCTCTCGAACAGCAAATCAAAGAACTTACAGTCCGTCTCGATGAAGCTGAGGCACAAGCACTCAAGGGAGGCAAGAAGATGATTGCCAAGTTGGAAATCAGA
- the LOC123563491 gene encoding myosin heavy chain, striated muscle-like isoform X10 — protein MATDWSQDPEFQYLAVDHKKVMKEAKPFDGKKACWVPDEKEGFSRAEIQSTKGEEVTVKLEKNNDIKTFKKDDVQQVNPPKFEMTEDMANMTYLNEASVLHNLRSRYYSGFIYTYSGLFCVAVNPYRRLPIYLDSIIAKYRGKRKLEMPPHLFSIADNAYQYMLQDRENQSMLITGESGAGKTENTKKVIMYFAKVAAQLQKPVEDEKEKEIKKRRTLEDQIIQANPVLEAYGNAKTVRNNNSSRFGKFIRIHFGPTGKIAGADIETYLLEKSRVTFQQSAERNYHIFYQMLSPAFPKYHELCLVSADPGLYSFINQGVLTVDGIDDNEEMHITDEAFDILGFTNEEKTSMFKCTAAIIHFGEMKFKQRPREEQAEPDGTAEAEKVAFLLGVNAGDLLKGLLKPKIKVGSEFVTQGRNKDQVLYSVSALAKSLYDRMFAWLVKRVNKTLDTKAKRNYFIGVLDIAGFEIFDFNSFEQLCINYTNERLQQFFNHHMFILEQEEYKKEGIQWEFIDFGMDLQACIDLIEKPMGILSILEEECMFPKASDKTFMEKLYTNHLGKSSLFNKPVKSRKGGADAHFELGHYAGAVPYNINGWLDKNKDPLNETVVALLEQSKEALVSTLFAHPAEGQGSTTKKKKSSSFQTISATHKESLNKLMKNLYTTHPHFVRCIIPNETKTPGVIDAPLVLNQLKCNGVLEGIRICRKGFPNRIIYSEFKQRYSILAPNAIPQGFVDGKQVTDKILTALQMDPNEYRLGSTKVFFKAGVLGMLEDMRDERLSKIISLFQAHIRGYLMRRQYKKLQDQRIGLSVIQRNIRKWMVLRNWQWWKLYTKVKPLLNVARAEDEMRKKEEELEKTKAELAKVEKIKKELEEQNVTLLQQKNDMYLQLQAEQDTLIDAEEKIERLIQQKADFEQQLKDLEERLLDEEDAAAELESVKRKMEQEAVELKKDIEDLETALAKAETEKNTKDNQIKTLQDEMAQQDEQIAKLSKEKRNMDEQQKRTEEALRVEEDKVNNLTRIKGKLEVTLDELEDNLEREKKVRADVEKAKRKVEQDLKSTQETVEDLERVKRDLEENVRRKDMEVKNLNSKLEDEQSLVAQLQRKIKELQARIEELEEELEAERAARAKVEKQRAELNRELEELSERLDEAGGATTAQVELNKKREQELLKLRRDLEEQSLQHESQISALRKKAQDASNEMADQIDQLQKIKQKVEKEKQQYKGEIDDLQAQIEHISKNRGMSEKMSKQVQAQIDELNSRLEESARTIQDLQSQKARAQNENSDLTRQLEDAESRVNQLNKERQNLMQQLEDAKRSLEEETRARQKMQSEIRSLTSDLDSVREQLEEEMESKGDMQRQLSRANAEAQQWRVKYESEGMARAEELEDAKRKLQAKLQEAEQAAEAANSKVSQLEKTKSRLAGELEDLMIDVDRANANANNLEKKQRGFDKTIAEWEARVRDLQSELENAQKEARSYSAELYRTKAQAEEANDTIDSLKRENKNLADEIHELTDQLTEGGRSVHEVEKARRRLEMEKDELQAALEEAESALEQEEAKVSRAQLEIAAIRQEIDRRIAEKEEEFENTRRNHQRSMDSMNASLEAEAKGKAEALRIRKKLEQDINELEVALDGANRGRVDMEKNCKRLQEQGRELQSTIEEEQRNTQEAREAYNMAERRVAVIQGECEEIRSALESAERGRKAAENELIDTNDRVNELAAQVQSLGGQKRKLEGDIAAMQGDLEEMNNEVRGADERAKKAVADAARLADELRAEQEHGSQVEKMRKALEQQIKELTVRLDEAEAQALKGGKKMIAKLEIRVRELETEYDNEQRRHAETQKNMRKADRRLKELAFQADEDRKNQERLQELIDKLQNKIKTYKRQVEEAEEVAAINLAKYRKVQNELEDAEERADSAENSLQKLRVKNRSSVSASRTSASPAGVGSLSPYYKSTTTRSSHLGLNTSYRSVASSNGGDDEDY, from the exons ATGGCTACCGACTGGAGTCAAGATCCCGAATTTCAATACCTTGCTGTAGATCACAAGAAGGTGATGAAAGAGGCCAAGCCGTTCGACGGCAAGAAAGCATGTTGGGTACCAGACGAGAAAGAAGGCTTCAGCCGAGCCGAAATTCAATCAACTAAAGGTGAAGAGGTCACCGTAAAGCTGGAGAAGAATAATGAC ATCAAGACATTCAAGAAGGACGATGTACAGCAGGTCAACCCTCCCAAGTTCGAGATGACAGAGGACATGGCCAACATGACCTACCTGAACGAAGCCTCTGTGTTGCACAATCTCAGATCCAGATACTACTCTGGATTCATCTAT acgTACTCTGGCCTGTTCTGCGTGGCTGTGAACCCCTATCGCCGTCTGCCCATTTACCTTGACTCGATCATCGCCAAGTACCGTGGCAAGAGGAAGTTGGAAATGCCACCTCACTTGTTCTCAATCGCTGACAATGCCTACCAGTACATGTTGCAAG ATCGTGAAAACCAGTCCATGTTGATCAC AGGAGAATCCGGTGCCGGTAAGACTGAAAACACGAAGAAGGTTATTATGTACTTTGCCAAAGTAGCCGCCCAGCTCCAGAAGCCTGTAGAGGACGAAAAAGAGAAAGAAATCAAGAAG CGACGTACTCTTGAAGATCAAATTATCCAGGCGAACCCAGTTCTCGAAGCATACGGTAATGCTAAGACAGTTAGAAATAACAACTCATCCCGTTTT GGTAAATTCATCCGTATCCATTTTGGACCCACTGGAAAAATTGCTGGAGCTGATATTGAAACAT ATCTGTTGGAGAAATCCCGTGTGACGTTCCAGCAGTCTGCCGAGAGAAACTACCATATATTCTACCAGATGCTCTCGCCAGCCTTCCCGAAATATCACG AGCTTTGCTTGGTGTCAGCGGATCCAGGACTGTATTCCTTCATCAACCAGGGTGTGCTAACCGTTGACGGTATCGACGATAACGAAGAAATGCACATCACTGAC GAAGCCTTTGACATCCTTGGTTTCACTAACGAGGAGAAGACCagcatgttcaaatgtactgccGCTATCATCCATTTCGGTGAGATGAAGTTCAAGCAGAGACCTAGAGAAGAGCAGGCCGAACCCGACGGAACGGCAG AGGCTGAGAAGGTTGCATTCTTGCTTGGTGTCAACGCCGGTGACTTGTTAAAGGGTCTTCTTAAACCCAAGATTAAGGTCGGAAGTGAGTTCGTGACTCAGGGTCGTAACAAAGACCAAGTCCTGTACTCCGTGAGTGCTTTGGCCAAATCTCTCTACGACCGTATGTTCGCATGGTTGGTCAAGAGAGTAAACAAGACCCTGGACACAAAGGCAAAGAGAAACTACTTTATTGGTGTGTTGGACATTGCCGGTTTCGAGATTTTTGAC ttcaACAGTTTTGAGCAGTTGTGTATCAACTACACCAATGAAAGATTACAGCAATTCTTCAACCACCACATGTTCATTCTGGAACAAGAAGAATACAAAAAGGAGGGAATTCAGTGGGAATTTATTGACTTTGGTATGGACTTGCAAGCCTGTATCGATCTCATTGAGAAG CCTATGGGTATCTTGTCAATTCTTGAGGAAGAATGCATGTTCCCTAAGGCTTCCGACAAGACATTTATGGAGAAGTTGTACACTAATCATCTGGGAAAATCTAGCCTCTTCAACAAGCCCGTGAAAAGCAGAAAGGGTGGTGCTGATGCTCACTTTGAGCTGGGTCACTATGCTGGTGCT GTACCATACAACATTAATGGTTGGTTGGACAAGAACAAGGACCCTCTGAACGAGACAGTAGTTGCTCTCCTTGAACAGTCCAAGGAAGCCCTTGTGTCTACCCTCTTTGCGCACCCTGCAG AGGGACAAGGCAGTACAACCAAGAAAAAGAAGTCCTCTTCCTTTCAGACCATTTCAGCAACACATAAG gaATCTCTGAACAAACTCATGAAGAACTTGTACACAACTCACCCTCACTTCGTGCGTTGTATTATCCCCAACGAGACAAAGACGCCAG GTGTGATTGACGCTCCACTTGTACTCAACCAGTTGAAGTGCAATGGTGTGCTTGAAGGTATCCGTATTTGTAGAAAAGGATTCCCTAACAGGATCATCTACTCGGAATTCAAACagag ATACTCCATTCTGGCCCCCAACGCCATTCCCCAAGGGTTTGTCGATGGAAAGCAGGTCACTGACAAGATTTTGACAGCTTTGCAGATGGACCCTAACGAGTACCGTCTCGGTTCCACCAAAGTTTTCTTCAAAGCTGGTGTGTTGGGTATGCTTGAGGACATGCGTGATGAACGTCTCTCCAAAATCATCTCCCTCTTCCAAGCCCATATTAGAGGTTACCTCATGCGCAGACAGTACAAGAAACTGCAAGACCAGAG AATTGGTCTATCCGTAATCCAGAGGAACATCCGAAAATGGATGGTTCTGAGGAACTGGCAGTGGTGGAAACTTTACACCAAGGTCAAGCCTCTTCTCAACGTTGCTCGTGCCGAGGACGAGATGAGGAAGAAGGAAGAAGAGCTCGAGAAAACCAAAGCTGAGTTGGCAAAGGTCGAAAAAATCAAGAAGGAATTAGAAGAACAGAATGTTACACTTCTGCAGCAAAAGAATGACATGTATCTGCAGTTGCAAGCTGAACAGGATACTTTGATCGATGCTGAGGAGAAAATTGAAAGACTCATTCAACAGAAAGCAGACTTTGAGCAACAACTGAAAGATCTTGAAGAGAGACTTCTTGATGAGGAAGATGCAGCTGCTGAACTCGAGTCAGTGAAGAGGAAAATGGAACAGGAAGCAGTTGAACTTAAAAAAGACATTGAAGACCTTGAAACAGCTCTTGCAAAGGCTGAAACTGAAAAGAACACGAAGGACAACCAGATCAAGACTTTGCAAGATGAAATGGCACAGCAAGATGAACAAATTGCTAAACTGTCAAAGGAAAAGCGAAACATGGACGAGCAACAAAAGAGAACAGAGGAAGCCCTCCGAGTTGAAGAAGACAAAGTTAACAATCTCACAAGAATAAAGGGAAAACTCGAGGTTACCCTGGACGAG CTTGAAGACAATCTGGAGCGTGAAAAGAAGGTTCGTGCTGATGTAGAAAAGGCCAAGAGAAAGGTAGAACAAGACCTCAAATCCACACAAGAAACTGTTGAAGATCTGGAACGCGTAAAGAGAGATCTTGAGGAGAATGTCAGGAG AAAAGACATGGAGGTCAAGAACCTGAACTCTAAACTTGAAGATGAGCAGAGCTTAGTCGCTCAGCTTCAGAGAAAGATTAAGGAACTGCAG GCCCGCATTGAGGAGTTAGAGGAAGAACTTGAAGCGGAGAGAGCTGCAAGAGCAAAG GTCGAGAAACAGAGAGCTGAGCTTAATCGTGAACTTGAAGAGCTCAGTGAACGTCTCGATGAGGCAGGCGGAGCAACCACTGCTCAAGTTGAGCTCAACAAGAAGCGGGAACAGGAACTTCTCAAGCTCAGACGTGACCTTGAGGAACAGAGTCTTCAGCACGAGTCCCAGATCAGCGCACTCCGCAAGAAGGCCCAAGATGCCAGCAATGAGATGGCAGATCAGATTGACCAGCTTCAGAAGATAAAACAAAA AGTTGAGAAAGAAAAGCAACAGTATAAGGGAGAAATTGATGATCTTCAAGCACAAATTGAACATATTTCAAAGAACAGG GGTATGTCTGAGAAAATGTCTAAACAAGTTCAAGCCCAAATTGATGAGCTAAACTCTCGCCTAGAAGAAAGTGCCCGTACTATCCAAGACCTCCAGAGCCAGAAGGCTAGGGCACAGAATGAGAACAGCGACCTTACCCGACAGCTCGAGGACGCTGAAAGCCGTGTTAACCAGCTCAACAAAGAACGACAAAACCTTATGCAACAACTCGAGGATGCCAAACGCAGTCTTGAGGAAGAAACAAGG GCTCGCCAAAAGATGCAGAGCGAGATCCGCAGTCTCACCTCCGACCTCGATTCTGTTCGTGAACAGCTTGAGGAGGAGATGGAATCCAAGGGTGATATGCAGAGGCAGTTGTCAAGGGCCAACGCTGAGGCTCAACAGTGGCGTGTTAAATACGAGAGCGAGGGCATGGCTCGTGCAGAGGAACTCGAGGATGCTAAGCGCAAGCTCCAGGCCAAACTTCAGGAAGCTGAACAAGCTGCTGAGGCTGCCAACTCTAAGGTCAGTCAGCTTGAGAAGACAAAGAGCAGGCTTGCTGGAGAGCTCGAGGACCTTATGATCGATGTAGACAGAGCCAATGCTAATGCTAACAACCTTGAAAAGAAACAGCGTGGCTTTGACAAAACTATTGCAGAATGGGAAGCACGTGTCCGTGACCTCCAGAGTGAACTTGAGAATGCACAGAAGGAGGCCCGCAGCTACTCAGCCGAACTGTACAGAACCAAGGCCCAGGCAGAAGAGGCTAATGACACAATTGACTCTCTTAAGAGAGAGAACAAGAATTTAGCTG ACGAAATTCATGAACTTACCGACCAGCTGACAGAAGGAGGCAGAAGTGTACATGAAGTCGAGAAGGCACGCCGCCGCCTTGAGATGGAAAAGGACGAATTACAAGCTGCACTGGAAGAAGCAGAGTCTGCTCTTGAACAGGAAGAAGCTAAGGTGTCACGTGCCCAACTTGAAATTGCAGCCATCCGACAGGAGATTGACAGACGCATTGCTGAGAAAGAAGAAGAATTCGAGAACACAAGACGCAACCACCAGAGATCTATGGATTCCATGAATGCTAGTCTTGAGGCTGAAGCCAAGGGCAAGGCAGAAGCTCTCAGAATTCGTAAGAAACTTGAACAAGACATTAACGAACTTGAAGTTGCTCTTGATGGCGCAAACCGAGGTAGAGTTGACATGGAAAAGAACTGCAAGAGATTACAGGAACAGGGTCGTGAACTCCAGAGCACTATTGAAGAAGAACAACGTAACACACAAGAGGCTCGTGAAGCTTACAATATGGCTGAGCGCCGTGTAGCTGTTATCCAAGGCGAATGCGAAGAGATCCGTTCTGCCCTCGAATCTGCCGAGAGAGGCCGCAAAGCAGCTGAAAATGAACTTATTGACACCAATGACCGCGTTAACGAGCTTGCTGCTCAAGTTCAATCTCTTGGAGGACAGAAGAGAAAGCTGGAGGGAGATATTGCTGCCATGCAGGGTGATCTTGAGGAGATGAACAATGAAGTAAGAGGTGCTGATGAGAGGGCGAAGAAGGCTGTTGCCGACGCCGCCCGTCTTGCTGATGAACTTCGCGCTGAGCAGGAACACGGCTCTCAGGTGGAGAAGATGCGCAAGGCTCTCGAACAGCAAATCAAAGAACTTACAGTCCGTCTCGATGAAGCTGAGGCACAAGCACTCAAGGGAGGCAAGAAGATGATTGCCAAGTTGGAAATCAGA